A section of the Mesobacillus jeotgali genome encodes:
- the recU gene encoding Holliday junction resolvase RecU has product MIFNYPNGKKYIPNTNNEPAKRSKNQKNAAYSNRGMTLEEDLNETNSFYLDRNIAVIHKKPTPVQIVNVDYPRRSAAVIKEAYFKQASTTDYNGVYKGKYIDFEAKETKFSTSFPLKNFHEHQIIHMKAVLEQGGICFVILRFSTEEEIYLLEANQLLTFWERMITGGRKSITKEEVIHFGHKIPLGLHPRIDYIRVIDYLYKLS; this is encoded by the coding sequence ACTAACAATGAGCCGGCAAAAAGAAGCAAAAATCAAAAGAATGCCGCTTACAGCAATAGAGGGATGACATTAGAGGAGGACCTGAATGAAACAAACTCCTTTTATCTTGACCGGAACATTGCGGTAATCCATAAGAAGCCTACACCTGTTCAAATCGTCAATGTTGATTATCCGCGAAGGAGTGCTGCTGTCATAAAAGAGGCATACTTTAAACAAGCTTCTACAACAGACTATAACGGCGTTTATAAAGGAAAATATATTGATTTTGAAGCAAAGGAGACGAAGTTTTCAACATCTTTCCCATTAAAAAACTTTCATGAACACCAGATTATCCATATGAAAGCGGTACTTGAGCAAGGAGGAATATGTTTTGTCATCCTCCGTTTCTCGACCGAGGAGGAAATCTACCTGCTCGAAGCGAACCAATTGCTTACATTTTGGGAGAGAATGATTACCGGCGGAAGGAAGTCGATTACAAAAGAAGAAGTCATCCATTTCGGCCATAAAATCCCCCTTGGGCTTCATCCGAGGATTGACTATATCAGAGTTATCGATTATCTTTATAAACTTAGTTAG